The window ctaaataaactttacttataTAGAAACTGTGCAATATTAACACCGCTAAAGTAGCCTAGTTAACTTACAAGTTATCAAATTGCTTGTGCAATCGGGAAATAAAACTAATGTGTTAAACTGCATGGATTATAGagtaatgtgaaaataaatacacagcTATAGGCGAACAGCCTGGGCTGGATGTCCTGCCCATGCCATTTGATTAAAAGCTCGGAAAAAGTAATCAGTATAAAGATATTAAAGCAATGGTTGATAAGAAATAACTCGTACAAAATAATTATAGAAATATACGGTGATCTAATAATTTAacaatttttttaataaactaaCAATTTTCACTGAAAAGTTTGAAAATCACGTTTTCGCAAACTTGTGTAATAGGCTatacttaaaaaaggaaatagagATAAACAATAAAGATATAGGCTATTAACTTATCCTTCTGCCTCAGTCATACGTCTTTATATTTCCccctcctttatttttttcataattgttctttatattttatttcacattattgtcatcaacattcatatttttgtatctTTACGTTTCcatattgtttgtttattcttttcatatttttcttcatatttttgcAAAATTATATCAACTTAATTTTCgattatttcacatttgtattaactttatttattgtgtttaatttATATAGCCTACTTATAGAGCACGCGCGCCTATGACGAGCACACAGGGACGTCCTTATTGGTCACGCAGTCCTTCTCGGTGTCAGTGATTGGTGTTTTTGACGCGCCAAATGCAATTTGAATTTGGTTATTCCGctttttcatcacatttcagCAGTGTGATGCTGCGGACCGAGTTGAATATGGCGCGCACTACTTTCAAACTAGCTATAGTGGAGGTTTTGGATGATCTGAATGAAGAGGATTATCTGAGGTTTTGTGACCAGCTGAGGGACCGTAGAGAGAAGCCGCGGGTCAGCCGCAACAACGTGGAGGGGAAGAGACGATGGGAGGTTGCGGGCGTCCTGGTTTCAACCTTCACAGGGTGCAAAGCTGTGCAGGTGACTCTGGATTTACTGAGGCAGCTCAACCTCAACGAGGAGGCAGAGGAACTGGGTGAGTAAACAAATATACAAGCATGGTCCTTTTTGTAAAGGAGAAGTAGTCGAGTCTATGCAAAGTGTGGTTAAaccatatactgtaaatattacaattacaatttttatttacttttcagcAAACATGTAATGACAATATCTAAACAATGTGAGTGGCTCTTTTGAAACTACACAACTACACAGTCTGTTGATGCTTTGGTAGCATCGTCATTTCTGCAATAATGcctattaatattttttaaatttgcatggggaaaaaacccctctgtgtttttatagaGTTTCTActgaagaggattagggccactgatttatttttatttttttggttccgttagtttaactttaatttttcaaattattatgattttaaaaactgtggGAATCTTTGTTCGACTCATTGCGGTTAAATGATCTGAAGTTTACAGTCTGTGCACTGTATGTTTTTAATGCTTTCCCCCTCCTGCTCCAAAATGGAGTTTCAGACTACAAACAAGttgaatcatttatttttgtgggccatcaaaagacattttgccaaaatgtgcctttttttcCAGACTGTATTGCCTGGTTTAAACTCTATAAAAAGCAAACACTGCAGGTCATTGGTCTTGATATTGGTGGGGTGTATGTTTTAATCCATGTGTCATTGGAAAAAGTCATTATTGTTAAGAAAAAGACTCTAATGTATAATCTTGTCACCacctgtattttatttctaGATTTAAAGACTCAAGCCTGTGCTGATGTAAGTTTAACTATACACAATGACCTATAATCTCCTTAACAtgagtttgttttaattataaaTGATACTCCCAttggtgttttctgtttgtgttcactttgCTTTCCTTGGTAGAAAGGTGACCCCACCCTCTGTAAAACATTAATGAGAGAGTTGGAGCTGAAGCCCTCACAGGAGGCTCTGAAAGCTGCGCCGTTCCATTATCCGCTACAGGCTGCTCGACGGGGAGGCCCTCAGGTGACGAGGCAAAAAGAGGTGGAGGCTGCAGCAAAGACTCCAAATCTCTGTAAGGGCGGCGACCCCTGCGATGACCGGGTTCTTCTTAGCAGGTGCATGGTTCTGTTCGGCAAGTATAAAGGTCGAACCTTTAAATGGCTGCTAGAGAATGATGTGAGCTACGTTGCCTACGTGATGGCCGGCCACCAGGCGCAGAAAAAGTTCACTGTGAAGGAAGACCCGCTGACGGCCAACAAGGTACGACACACTGAAATCTGTGATCTACTAAAGAGTTCATTTCAGTAATCTTTTCAACTTACAAGGCCTTGTCTTTCAAACCAATACGTTTGACTAGTGAAAGGAATCAGGATGAGATTTGTCTAAGGAAATCATAacctaaaaaaaatgaagggtaACACTTTGTCCACATGGGGGTGCCAAAATGTACGCATAgagaaagttcctcacaggagctttgtgttttttgtaaaagtgtgcAGTCTTCTATACCATTACATTATCTTACATGTCTCCCCTGATGCTAAGATACagactgtgtttttcttctctagGATCATTGTCATTTATACACATCTGTTGAAAAGTATAGCTTGAAAAAATAACAGAGCTCTTATTAGGACATTCTGTATGTTTCTCGACTTCTtattgacatttgttttattttaatgaagacCTTGTTTGTTGACATGAAGCTTGCCAAATCTTAGTGTGTGGACAACCTctactttctgtttgtttgtttgttttcatcctgCACCCTGCCCAACCTGGGGTCGAATGTGAACACTTTTCACCCTTTATGTGCTTTCAGCTGCTTAATTAACGTTGATAAATGGGTCAGCTGGACTAAACCATGCTGTtgaaattattaatattatgaTCCTCAGGTTTCAGTGCATAATTTGGCTTTTTTTGGGGTGCaatccttttcattttttaggCATGTGTGTGGGATGTCTGTGAGACGCTACCCGTTAATTCTGATAGATTCCCCCAACGGCAATGCCCAATCACGCTCCTCCGGCTGTTGTCCAGTCTACCTCGGCCCCCGTCTTTCTATCCCCCTTCATCCACCAATCAACTTCAGTCTCTTCCTTCTGATTCCACACAGCATGCTTCTGCCCGAGCGGCTGTGATTTTTTAATTGGGCAGTATGCCTCCGTGCAATACTAGTTCCATAAATGAACTCTGTCTTATAGTTTACGGTTGTTAACAGTTTTTTGTACCAATTAGTAGGTTATGGAAGCtgggttagcgctgttgcctcacagcaatgGTTCCagtccctgtcagacaggagccttatcgtgtggagtttgcatgttcacCCAGTGCATGCATGGGTTCCCTCCGGGtactcccacagtccaaagacatgctcgttaggtgaATTGGTAACTCTACATTGCTCATCGGTGTGAATGTGcctgttgtctgtctctatatctcagccctgtgattgactggcaatcAGTCCACGGTGTACCTCACCTCTCGCCCAGTGActgctgggatcggctccatcAGACTTCACCTTTGGTTGCATCTGTGTTCTTTAATTTCTGATTTtatcagtggatagagttagaaatcggggagagagagagagtggggaatgacatgagggataggagccacaggttgaatttgaacctgggtcgccCGCTTTGATAATTACAGCCTCGGCACACGGtgcgtgtgcactaaccactatagGCTACCGACGCCCACTTTTAATTTCTGATTTTAAACAAATGGATTTTATTTGCCTGAATTGGCCCTATAATGACCaatgtagaaaatgtttaaTACAGTTTTCTTTCTATTTGAAGGATTCACTGTTGAAATATGCAATGGCTTACCCTGAGGTTATGGAAGAAGTCCGATTTCACTgcgagaaagacaaagagagatcCCTCCAGCCAGGCCAAGAAGGAGCAGCTCTTGTTGGGTTTGGTGTTCACAGATTGATGACACTACAAGATCTGTACGAGTCCAAGGACTCCCAAAAAATCAGGTATGAAAGCATAACAAGCAAGTATGGATTTTGGCGTTAGTAGGCTAGCAGACATTTAAGCCCCTGTGCTACTTTCTTTCTTGTACACAGGTACGTCAACTTCCTCAGGACCATGGAGTCAACCTGCACCCAAGGGTCCAGGATGGACACCGCTGTCAGGTACATTCTGCAGCGTGACCAAGAGCAAGCCACAGCTGCAACATTCAGGCAAACCACTACCTCTATTCCCCAAGAGGCCTTCAAGAGATGGACCAGAACTTAACGAATCCAAAGCGCTGGAGACCAGCCCATAAGTGCCTCAAAGTCCGAGGGCGGCCAttcagaagaagacaaagagaacTTGGATTTCAGAACAAGAACGGttttgtttaaacaaaaaagtcaaaccaaAAGCCTGACAaataaattctaaaaaaaaagcttgaattaAAAACACCTTTGCACCGGTTATGCAGAAATTCAAACGTAGCCTAGTTTGAATGAAATTTGTATTTAGGACGCAGTTTACCCATTACTCAGATTCCAGGGGTTGAACAAGCTGAATTGGTTCCAGCATAGGTATAAATTACAACTTAAATCTTACACCTAAGTCTCCAGTAGGTGTAAAGTCCTCCATACATAAAGGTTGTCATGGtgcatcaccatgacaacctgAATGAAAGGACTGATAACTTGGAGGACGAGGTGGAGCCGAGGGTTTGACGGGCCGTTAGGCATCATGAGTGCTTTTTCTGCAACAGGTAACATCCCTTAGAAATGTATGTTGACTTTGATTTGTACTCATTCTCTAGGAGCGGAGATAAATTCATCCGCCAGGGGAATAGGTTATAATTATCAGCCAATCATAACGCTTTGTCTTATTTTACATACATTGTCAttgctgtttgtttattaaaggcAGTTAACAGAAGTTATTTTCAACTGTTGGTCTTTTCAGAAACGATTACGCGGGCAACACTTTGAAGAAAAATGCTTTTCACTGATTGGTCACTggaaataagtatttttttgaCAATATTGTGGTTGGTTTGGACAGTACACGTCTTGCCTATATTCTTTTGAAGTTAGTTTGCTTATAGGAGACAGTGAGCCACAAAGGTGATGTTCtgcaaaagtttattttcatgatTCAATACAAATTACGGATTAATTCTTGGTTCAACAGCTCATAACCCTCTCGTAACAAGATATTCTTTCCAAGTAGATCATCCAATATGGTGCAGTACTGTTCACTTCCATGGGAACACACGTGTCAAAACATCCAGTGTTTTCCTGAGGACAAAGACAACGACATTAACTTATTAATAAAGTGACCAGATAGCTTATTTCTTATGTCGTTGTTAAAAATATCAAGCCTAAATCTTCCCTGAGACTGCGGTAGGTGGAGTCAATCAGAGAAGGAAGAGTCTGCAGGTTTTATAAGAGCCAGGTGTGGCCATGTCAACTCCAGAATCTAATGTCCGTATATGGTCTATATGTAGAGGGACACTGAAGCTGATAAATGTTAGTATTTAccttaaaaacagtgaaatctGAACTTCAAGAAGCACAATTTCCTTGTTTAACATTAAGGATTCATAAACAAGAAATCAACCATCCATCCACTTTTTAATAATCTGGATGGCAgtggctcagtctgtaggggaTGGGGTTGGAAAAGGAGGTTTAGCCAGCTCAAGTCTCGGTgcagaccaagtctggaaattggactgttagctggagaggtgccaggtcacttcctgagcactgccaaggtgctaGTGAGCAAAGCATcaaaccctcccccccccccctttccccttgTGGTATTAGTAAAGTATATCTTACTCTAAAATAAATGGTTAAATCAGTTAAATGGCTTTTGGAtccatgtgtttgtatgttcaCACCAGAGGTGCAATGGTTTAGAGTGCACTCACTTATACTAAATAAATGTAGTCAGTTTTTTTACAGTCATGATAGGATAACTAAAAGTGTAAGAGGTAGAATGTCATATTCTGTATAATTTCCTCACTCAAAATTGTATTAAAGATCCAATCACTGACATGCTGCAGTGCATATTTTCCTGTGAATTCATTTGCAATGGGCAGTGGCGATTTTAGAGTCTCTTGGGGCCCTAAGCGAGAATCAATTGGGGGGCCCTTCTCTCTCCgatagacggataattcctcttcatttttctctgtTGACTTTTATTGAGAAACTTTGGTTTTcgcagcaataatgcatgcaacgcttagcagggcaacaagaatGAGCTGGGCCCTTAGGAAGGTTTCCAACTGTCactgcaaaatttgcacattttgttcaACTGCTTTGGTTAAAgattgtgagccctcaggggccccttTCTGGTCTGGGGCCCAAAGCAGTGGCctaccttgcctgttgacaagcggCGCCTCTGGCAGTAGGAGTAATACATTTGTTATTATTCATATATATAACAGTGAGTTAAGGTGTCTATTACTGTGCAGCATAAAGAGAGATAACAGAGAACAATGAAGCCGGAAAGATTAGGCTTAAAAAGTTGTACCTTTACCCACCATGGTTGTTCCTGCCGAGTGTCCTGCATctgtaaaacatttaagaaaacttAA is drawn from Labrus bergylta chromosome 8, fLabBer1.1, whole genome shotgun sequence and contains these coding sequences:
- the LOC110003823 gene encoding uncharacterized protein — protein: MLRTELNMARTTFKLAIVEVLDDLNEEDYLRFCDQLRDRREKPRVSRNNVEGKRRWEVAGVLVSTFTGCKAVQVTLDLLRQLNLNEEAEELDLKTQACADKGDPTLCKTLMRELELKPSQEALKAAPFHYPLQAARRGGPQVTRQKEVEAAAKTPNLCKGGDPCDDRVLLSRCMVLFGKYKGRTFKWLLENDVSYVAYVMAGHQAQKKFTVKEDPLTANKDSLLKYAMAYPEVMEEVRFHCEKDKERSLQPGQEGAALVGFGVHRLMTLQDLYESKDSQKIRYVNFLRTMESTCTQGSRMDTAVRYILQRDQEQATAATFRQTTTSIPQEAFKRWTRT